Proteins from a single region of Halalkalibaculum roseum:
- a CDS encoding penicillin acylase family protein has translation MKTFLKGALFLLVFIIGVSGIAIYWTFYRPLPDYNGTKELAGLNNDVEIHWDTFGVPHIYASNKEDLYRTAGYVHAQDRLWQMTLTQLAAEGRFAEFLGKELLPYDQLQRTIGFWRVAKRMEEQLSDSTRSLIQAYADGVNSYVKNHPKSLPIQFALADMEPIPWTVTHTLALSRLMAWDLNIPWKAEISYSLARQKLSDNQFRQLFPNEKLYAERQLSDSSTIHYAEMLIPMLKKQQELDKLLNKQGSLKGSNAWAVNGSKTDTGFPLLAGDPHLGLNMPGNWYEIHYNLNGKNLSGATLAGAPVIILGQNDSLAWSLTNIMLDDTDFFEEAINPQNSDQYVLDTLAGETLYEQFTVQREVIKIKNEDDTTFTRRLSKHGPVISNIYHDRELIDDRVITMQWTGLDVTNEMEALENMGWSQSFEEFQQALRSFRVPGQNIIYADKAGNIAQFAAANIPIRNPNQVLIREGWDPDQDWQGYIPFNRLPKSINPEQGWVANANNAILEENYSNYITAYWHGDYRYQRIRQYLSRNDIVNEQLFQLMQNDTYSALAEEVTGYILPVLESSQNENEYFETAISYLRNWDYTYSPSETAASIMDVFILELTRNVLEDELGKDVYDAFINYSGQPVRVITRLMRDGSSLFDNVNTQQEETMRMQIIAGMEEALQYLVDTRGPEPIEWRWEQIHTLTLKAPLFGEAAENDSAPVALKLIVNNMLNKGPFPVGGHSYSINNGEYRWTDPYDMVLGPSIRRIVDFSDLSSTLSILPTGQSGNPLSQYYGDQTESWLNGEYKFFYQDSSFFNESQYRSMRLTPPE, from the coding sequence ATGAAGACCTTTCTAAAGGGAGCACTTTTTCTGCTGGTATTTATTATCGGAGTTTCGGGCATTGCTATTTACTGGACTTTCTACCGTCCCCTTCCCGATTACAATGGAACCAAGGAGCTCGCCGGTCTGAACAATGATGTAGAAATCCACTGGGATACATTTGGCGTACCTCATATTTATGCTTCAAACAAAGAAGACCTTTACCGAACTGCCGGTTACGTTCATGCACAAGACCGGCTTTGGCAAATGACATTAACACAGCTAGCAGCTGAGGGTCGATTTGCAGAGTTCTTGGGTAAGGAACTTCTACCCTATGATCAGCTGCAACGTACCATTGGGTTTTGGAGAGTGGCAAAAAGAATGGAAGAGCAGCTGTCGGACAGCACCCGATCACTCATTCAAGCTTATGCAGATGGTGTCAACAGCTATGTTAAAAACCATCCGAAATCATTACCTATTCAGTTTGCACTTGCCGACATGGAACCGATACCATGGACAGTAACTCATACGCTTGCTCTCTCCAGGCTTATGGCCTGGGATTTAAATATTCCATGGAAGGCTGAAATAAGTTATTCTCTGGCACGACAAAAACTCAGCGACAATCAATTCAGGCAACTATTTCCCAACGAAAAATTATATGCGGAAAGGCAGCTTTCTGACTCTTCTACAATTCATTATGCTGAGATGCTCATCCCAATGCTGAAAAAGCAGCAGGAACTTGACAAGCTTCTGAATAAACAGGGAAGTTTGAAAGGAAGTAATGCCTGGGCGGTGAACGGTTCTAAAACCGACACCGGATTTCCTCTGCTTGCCGGTGACCCACACCTTGGCCTGAACATGCCGGGCAATTGGTACGAAATACATTATAATTTGAATGGCAAAAATCTATCAGGTGCTACTCTTGCCGGTGCCCCCGTCATCATTCTGGGACAAAACGATTCCCTGGCCTGGTCGCTGACTAACATAATGCTCGATGATACCGATTTTTTTGAAGAGGCTATCAATCCACAAAATTCCGATCAGTATGTGCTGGATACCCTGGCGGGGGAAACCCTTTATGAACAGTTTACTGTTCAGCGAGAGGTTATCAAGATTAAAAATGAAGATGATACCACTTTTACCCGCCGGCTCTCAAAGCACGGGCCCGTCATTTCAAATATTTATCACGACCGGGAACTCATTGATGATCGGGTAATTACCATGCAGTGGACCGGCCTGGATGTTACCAACGAGATGGAAGCACTTGAAAACATGGGATGGTCACAGTCATTTGAAGAGTTTCAACAGGCCCTTAGGTCATTCAGAGTACCAGGCCAAAATATTATCTATGCAGATAAAGCCGGAAATATTGCACAGTTCGCGGCTGCCAATATTCCTATTCGAAATCCCAATCAGGTGTTGATCAGGGAAGGTTGGGATCCCGATCAGGACTGGCAGGGCTATATTCCGTTCAACCGTTTGCCCAAAAGTATCAATCCCGAACAAGGCTGGGTAGCGAACGCAAATAATGCCATCCTTGAAGAAAATTATTCTAACTATATCACTGCTTACTGGCATGGAGATTATCGCTATCAACGTATACGCCAGTATTTGAGTCGCAACGATATTGTTAATGAACAACTATTTCAGCTGATGCAAAACGATACCTACTCTGCTCTGGCTGAAGAAGTAACCGGCTATATTCTGCCCGTTCTTGAATCGAGCCAAAATGAGAATGAGTATTTCGAAACTGCTATCTCCTACTTGCGTAACTGGGATTATACCTACAGTCCATCGGAAACGGCTGCTTCCATAATGGATGTGTTTATACTTGAGCTTACAAGAAACGTTCTCGAGGATGAACTGGGTAAGGACGTCTATGATGCTTTCATCAACTACTCAGGGCAGCCTGTAAGGGTAATCACCAGATTGATGAGGGATGGAAGCTCACTCTTTGACAATGTAAATACCCAACAGGAAGAAACAATGCGCATGCAGATCATTGCAGGTATGGAAGAGGCCCTTCAGTATCTTGTGGATACGCGTGGTCCGGAACCTATTGAATGGCGTTGGGAACAAATACATACCCTTACCCTGAAAGCACCCTTGTTTGGTGAAGCAGCAGAAAATGATTCGGCTCCTGTCGCCTTAAAGCTCATCGTAAACAATATGCTGAATAAAGGTCCGTTCCCGGTAGGCGGTCATAGCTACAGTATCAACAACGGCGAATATCGTTGGACCGACCCTTATGATATGGTGCTTGGACCGTCGATTCGCAGAATAGTCGATTTTTCAGACCTAAGCAGCACGCTATCCATACTGCCAACAGGACAATCGGGCAATCCACTTTCCCAGTACTATGGCGACCAGACAGAAAGCTGGCTAAACGGGGAGTACAAATTCTTTTACCAGGACAGTTCCTTTTTTAATGAAAGTCAGTATAGAAGCATGAGACTGACTCCCCCAGAATGA
- a CDS encoding cytidine deaminase, producing MMNIEQLKDSNYVPYSGKSSVAVVKSVAGNYYPGVRVENVTFPLTINAAQNALFTCLSEKERPKAIYVEDTKANDLEFWRNEYNVWVYPHEELETGDLKEILLDLQESEIKSTLKKLLDHAVTENSDFPVSALLKTPRGYVSGVNIECSEWSLGLCAERVAIGKALSYGIKDFESIYIHTRSGEYSSPCGACRQVIYEHMPHNPVHLFHADGTRSKHFSSDLLPYSFRSTSLNVNARQ from the coding sequence ATGATGAATATCGAACAGCTTAAAGATTCAAACTATGTTCCCTATTCCGGAAAAAGTTCCGTTGCAGTGGTAAAGAGTGTAGCCGGAAATTACTATCCGGGAGTACGGGTAGAAAATGTCACTTTCCCACTGACTATCAATGCTGCGCAAAATGCCTTATTCACATGCTTGAGTGAAAAAGAAAGGCCCAAAGCAATTTATGTAGAAGATACCAAAGCAAATGACCTTGAATTCTGGAGAAATGAATACAATGTATGGGTTTATCCACATGAAGAACTTGAAACCGGAGACTTAAAAGAGATACTATTGGATCTTCAGGAAAGTGAAATTAAATCAACGCTGAAAAAACTTTTGGATCATGCAGTCACTGAAAATTCCGACTTTCCTGTTTCTGCACTCCTGAAAACACCCCGGGGATATGTTTCAGGCGTAAACATTGAATGTTCCGAATGGAGCCTGGGGCTCTGTGCCGAACGGGTAGCCATTGGCAAAGCGTTGTCTTATGGCATCAAAGATTTTGAATCTATCTATATTCATACGCGATCGGGTGAATACAGTAGCCCATGTGGGGCTTGCAGGCAGGTCATTTACGAACATATGCCCCACAATCCGGTGCACCTGTTTCATGCAGACGGAACACGTTCCAAGCACTTCAGCTCTGACCTGCTGCCATATAGTTTTCGTTCAACCTCTCTAAATGTAAATGCTCGACAATAA
- a CDS encoding glycoside hydrolase family 3 N-terminal domain-containing protein, with translation MQKQFLLVLVLFLGLTTFTFSCSSSKETLEEENQTSHGIQQESVLKNIEEKPASSEGSDTSTTAEHQDIAISAEGGIDSLIEDMSLREKIGQLFFVSAYGTYKSNDNASYRELVSQIKDHHVGGVIFFSGEIYGQTILTNKLQEASRIPLWITQDMEYGAAMRVRGTTRFAPAMGVAATRNTDYAYWVGKVTAREAKALGVNQIFAPVLDVNNNPDNPVINVRSFSGDPKTVASFGEAFIKGAESEGVISTAKHFPGHGDTDTDSHISLPTINYDYARLDSLELVPFRSAINNGLKSVMSAHIAFPKISDTPSMPGTMDGSILNGILQDSLNFNGVVVTDGLEMSGISSNYSPGSAVVKALQAGADLMLLSPDLLTAINEVEKAIEKGIISKERIEHSVRKLLQWKQQHGLFEKNRVNIENLSARISTRENELIADEISRKSLTLVKNENDILPIRPDKFPKVMVLSVADDESGSTGTGFAERLRTYHPDVTFHVLDKRTSEEEELTILKDALETDLLIIGSFIYVRSGQSVQISEKQMKLLKSLPDKPTVLVAFGNPYVVHDLPDSDVQLMAWAANSGQIKSVVPALFGGSRIDGRLPIEIPDMYSNGHGIDLPQTTVRYDEPETAGLQRDSLLQIDRIMNEAIFDSTFPGGVVAVVKDGVIAYRKAFGYHTYDKLEKVSETDIYDLASLTKVLATTTSVMKLVDEGDLKPSDPVSKYIPEYNKGQKQNITIRNLLLHNSGLPPFRVYVDSLKTEKEIIQAIKNEPLINEPGKKYVYSDLGFILLGEIVEQITGTSLDKYVRKTFFYPMGMGSTFYNPKKVGNWISNKIPPTEIDTVYREKVIRAEAHDECAWYLNGVAGHAGLFSSAHDLAAYAQMLMSGGSYGGRDFISTETVNMFTARQSENSDRGYGFDHKSEEGFSSAGTLSSTATYGHTGFTGTSMWIDPEKNVGIIMLTNRTYPYRSYGSKISQVRAKVADIVISSIME, from the coding sequence ATGCAAAAGCAATTTTTATTGGTCTTAGTACTCTTTCTGGGCCTCACAACTTTTACATTTAGTTGTTCATCCAGTAAAGAAACTCTTGAAGAAGAGAATCAGACATCACATGGTATTCAACAGGAAAGTGTTCTTAAAAATATCGAAGAGAAGCCTGCTTCTTCTGAAGGTTCAGATACATCTACTACTGCAGAGCATCAAGACATTGCTATATCTGCAGAAGGAGGAATTGATAGCCTTATTGAGGATATGTCATTGCGAGAGAAAATCGGCCAGCTGTTTTTTGTTTCCGCTTACGGAACCTATAAAAGTAATGATAATGCTTCCTACCGGGAACTAGTTTCACAGATCAAAGATCATCATGTCGGAGGAGTAATCTTTTTTAGCGGAGAAATCTATGGCCAGACGATACTTACCAATAAACTACAGGAAGCCAGCAGAATCCCTCTTTGGATTACCCAGGATATGGAATACGGAGCCGCCATGCGGGTTAGGGGTACTACCCGCTTTGCACCGGCTATGGGCGTAGCTGCCACCCGAAATACCGATTATGCCTATTGGGTCGGCAAAGTGACGGCAAGAGAGGCCAAAGCGCTAGGTGTCAATCAAATCTTTGCCCCGGTACTTGATGTAAATAATAATCCGGACAATCCTGTAATCAATGTCCGTTCGTTTTCAGGTGATCCGAAGACCGTAGCCTCTTTCGGTGAAGCATTTATTAAAGGGGCAGAATCAGAAGGAGTAATATCTACAGCTAAACACTTTCCGGGCCACGGTGATACCGACACCGATTCTCATATTTCACTGCCCACTATCAATTACGATTACGCTCGACTCGATTCATTGGAACTGGTTCCCTTCCGTTCTGCCATTAATAACGGATTGAAAAGTGTTATGAGCGCTCATATTGCTTTTCCAAAGATAAGCGATACTCCATCCATGCCGGGTACCATGGATGGATCCATACTCAACGGCATCCTTCAGGATTCACTTAATTTCAACGGTGTTGTGGTAACCGACGGCTTGGAAATGAGTGGTATTTCGTCCAACTACTCTCCCGGAAGTGCAGTGGTCAAGGCTTTGCAAGCCGGGGCTGATCTGATGTTACTTTCACCGGATTTGTTGACGGCAATCAATGAAGTTGAGAAAGCAATTGAAAAAGGAATCATATCCAAAGAGCGAATAGAACACTCAGTTCGCAAGCTGCTTCAATGGAAACAGCAGCACGGCTTATTCGAAAAAAATCGGGTGAATATAGAAAATCTTAGTGCCAGAATAAGCACACGTGAAAATGAACTTATAGCAGACGAAATAAGTAGAAAATCCCTGACACTGGTTAAAAATGAAAACGACATTTTACCAATCCGCCCTGATAAGTTTCCAAAGGTTATGGTTCTTTCCGTTGCAGATGACGAATCGGGCAGCACAGGGACGGGTTTCGCGGAACGACTGCGGACCTACCATCCCGACGTCACTTTTCATGTCTTAGACAAACGTACCAGTGAGGAAGAAGAGCTAACCATTCTGAAAGATGCTCTGGAGACTGATTTACTCATTATTGGATCTTTCATTTACGTCCGTTCGGGTCAATCTGTTCAAATAAGTGAAAAACAGATGAAATTGCTTAAGAGCTTGCCTGATAAGCCCACCGTACTGGTAGCTTTTGGAAACCCCTATGTGGTTCATGATCTGCCGGATAGCGATGTACAATTGATGGCATGGGCGGCAAATAGCGGTCAGATTAAATCGGTTGTGCCGGCTTTATTCGGGGGCAGCAGAATAGACGGAAGACTTCCCATAGAGATACCTGACATGTACAGCAATGGCCATGGCATCGATCTGCCTCAGACCACAGTTCGTTACGATGAGCCTGAAACAGCAGGCTTACAACGAGACTCACTCTTGCAGATCGATCGTATTATGAATGAAGCTATTTTTGACAGTACCTTTCCTGGTGGAGTCGTTGCTGTTGTAAAAGATGGGGTCATTGCATACCGCAAAGCATTCGGATATCACACGTATGATAAACTCGAAAAGGTCAGTGAGACAGATATCTATGACCTGGCTTCCCTGACTAAAGTTCTAGCCACTACCACCTCGGTGATGAAATTGGTTGATGAGGGTGACTTAAAACCATCCGATCCCGTTTCCAAATACATCCCGGAGTATAACAAGGGGCAGAAGCAAAACATTACCATTCGCAATCTGTTGCTTCATAATTCCGGACTACCACCATTTCGTGTTTATGTTGATTCCTTGAAAACCGAAAAGGAAATCATTCAGGCTATAAAAAATGAGCCCTTAATCAATGAGCCCGGTAAAAAGTACGTATACAGTGACCTTGGATTTATTTTGTTGGGTGAAATTGTTGAACAAATTACCGGCACCTCACTGGATAAGTATGTACGTAAAACCTTTTTCTATCCGATGGGTATGGGATCTACGTTTTATAATCCCAAAAAGGTAGGAAACTGGATTTCGAATAAGATCCCTCCTACCGAAATTGATACGGTTTACCGTGAAAAAGTAATTCGGGCCGAGGCACACGATGAATGTGCCTGGTATCTGAACGGAGTCGCCGGTCATGCCGGTTTGTTTTCAAGTGCCCATGACCTAGCTGCCTATGCACAAATGCTGATGAGTGGCGGCAGTTATGGGGGGAGAGATTTTATTTCAACAGAAACTGTGAACATGTTTACAGCGCGACAATCTGAGAACAGTGACCGCGGTTATGGTTTCGATCATAAAAGTGAAGAGGGTTTCAGTTCGGCCGGTACACTAAGCAGTACTGCAACCTATGGCCACACAGGTTTTACAGGAACCAGCATGTGGATTGATCCTGAAAAAAACGTGGGTATCATTATGTTGACTAACAGAACCTATCCGTATAGGTCCTATGGTTCAAAAATCAGTCAGGTACGGGCAAAAGTAGCAGATATAGTAATTTCTTCAATCATGGAATGA